In Blastocatellia bacterium, the DNA window CTCCAGATCATCTCCAGCCTGCTCAAACTTCAATCCCGCAACATCACCGATCCCCAGACCCTCGACATGTTCCGTGAGAGCCAGAATCGCATCAAATCCATGGCCCTCATTCACGAAAAGCTCTATCAGTCGAAGGATCTGGCGGTCATTGACTTTGCCGAGTACATCAAGAACCTGGCCGTTCATCTTTTCCGCTCTTATGCCGTCAATTCCGAAGCTGTTCGGCTTCGCATTGATGTGGAAAACGTGCATCTGGGTATTGACACGGCCATCCCCTGTGGCCTGATCATCAATGAGCTGGTCTCCAATTCGTTGAAGTACGCATTTCCTCCGGGAACGACCGGCGAGATTCGCATCGTCCTCCGTCCCATCGGAGAGAATCGGTATCTGTTGATCGTCGCCGATACGGGGGTCGGCATTCCTCCCGATTTTGATATTCGTCGGGCTACATCGCTGGGCTTGCGGCTTGTTTCGACGCTTAATGACCAGATCGGCGGGACGCTGGAAGTTCGAAACAGCGGGGGAACGGAGTTTCGCATCACCTTCTCCGAACTGAGGTCGAAGGAAAGGAGTTAGAGTTATGGCCAACGCGAGCATCATGGTCGTCGAAGACGAAAACATCGTGGCGATGGACATCGAAAACAGTCTCATCAGCCTCGGCTATCAGGTGGTCGGCGTCGCCTCGACGGGCGAAGATGCCATTGATATGGCGGGCGAAACTCGTCCCGATCTTGTCCTGATGGATATTATGCTGCGGGGAGAGATTGACGGCG includes these proteins:
- a CDS encoding response regulator, whose translation is MANASIMVVEDENIVAMDIENSLISLGYQVVGVASTGEDAIDMAGETRPDLVLMDIMLRGEIDG